CTCCCTGTATTAACACACTGGAGGTGTTTGTGTTTAGACCCAGCTCAGGAACCAGCTGATCGTGGAGCTCCAGCGTGACTCGCCCCCCCGGCCGGGCCCCGCCCCCCCTGCCTCGCTTTCCTCCCTCGCCTCCAACAGCCTGGTGATCGACCACCTGCGGAGCTCCGGCTACGAGTACACCCTGTCTGTGTTCTACCCCGAGTGTGGAATCAGCAAggacaaggtgtgtgtgtgtgtgtgtgtgtgtgtgtgtgtgtgtgtgtgtgtgtgtgtgtgatcgtgATGGGTAATGCACACACAGCTCTGGGATGTTCCACCAGCTCTGTACTGAAATGTGTTTAACACCATGTGATTTTCAGACCACCAcaggagtgtgttagtgtgtgtttgttcttgTTTGTTAGTTTCTATTCACCAGGCTTTATAATGTTTAATACAGTGTGTagactgctgtgtgtgttagatATAGAGAGGTACAGAGTGTTACAGGCCTTCTACAGTTAATAGAAGCTTTATTATGTGCTTTATAGTGTTTGTAGAGATTATAGATGTCTCTAAACGCTTTATACAGTTAATGAAGTACAGAACAGTAACTCTAAAGGCTTTATAAAGGTCTATAGTGTGTAGATGATGTAGATGTCCACCAGAAACACTGCACTCCTGCCACGCTGAGAGTGTGATACATCACTCTGTCCTCACTCTGTGGACATCAGGTTACACACCTCAGTACAGCTCTGTggaaacacactcacactgatCAACTAGTTTATTAGAGTTACTGTtttacaacatacacacacacacactaccagtcagaaatttggacacaccttctactttgatgtttttgtttagtgattgattagataattaagtaacaacagtaacagtcagttgttattataagacatgaaggtcagatgTTCTGGAACGGTTCTcccaagaacagtattgtgtcgagagCGTTTGTAAACCCCATcgagctccatgatgatgaaactgtctctcatgaagaccaacactgagctctgctgcagaggagaagttcatttagagtcaccagcctcagaaatcaccaattaactaccagcagctcagattagagccgttatgaagctttacagagcagaagtagcagataaacatctcaatatcaactgttcagaggagattattgtgtgtttgggataataaacaccttcagtattgttttacagtgtagagagaaataaacatcaggaacgaccatggggTTAGagaggggtgtacaaactttattgtgtgtatatttgcAGTCACTCATGTCCAAATTCATTGTGATGTTGGGGTTTATTTGCTAGACAGTatttgtccactagatgtcagGACAACAAACTCTCTAATGAAGCTTCATCTCACCATCGCTAAAGACGTCACAGAAACAAGTATTCACtctgtgcggtgtgtgtgtgtgtgtggaatacACTGTGGCACTCACCTCTATGTGAATTGTGTAGATTGtaataaaactaatatatataatatatataaataataataatatatatatataatataataaaacactcatatatcaaagtgaatttcctccataagaaataatgaaactcaggcgattcgttccacaacccataaatattaatataaaaataattaatacaaattatcTTTAAAAGAATTGGTGTTAGATGAGAGAAGAAGCAAGAGGGGGGGGaggactttctctctctcacacacacacacactaatgaaacAATGCTCTTTGATAGCGTCTCTGTCGGCTCACTGgaatcttttcttttccttctcagGTTCTTCCAATGAAGGACATCCTGGAGCTCCTGAGAGTCAGTGCACATTCCCCTCTGTACCACACCCTGGTAATCACATGACTGCAGATTATTGTTTATAAACAAAAGTAAACAATATGATtataactgttatttatttatttatttatttattgaactcTTTTCAGATGGATGATATTCACAGTAAACAGAACGGTAGGATTAATTTTGaaaggaaatgtttatttaaaatatatgaaacatttatttttgactgttgttgttttgtgtttgtgatccccctcttcctctctctgtaGGTGTGTTACTCTCTCTGCTCTCCGAGTTAATCGATCATCGGCTTCAGACGCGAGTCAGTGAGGTAGAGACTCAGACAGCAGACGCGCCGGACCACGGGGAGTCGCTCGGTACACTACACCTTCTGATCTTATAAAGGTTTCGTTTAAACACGATTCATACAGGAGCCgataaaatgaaataacatgTTGTACCTCACAGCATGTGGAGACGATCTCTGAGACAGAAATGTACAGACCAGGACAGAGTGATGGAGATGGACACACGTGTGGACACACATTGAGTTCAGTGTGTTCTTGTTGTGGTGTACAGTGAGGAAGATGCAGGTGATTGATGAAGAGTACGAGGTGCTGAGGCAGCGAGGACGGCGCTGGGCGTCGGTGGAGGTGAAGCTGGCCGAGTACAGGAAGGAGCTGGAGGAGCAAGCGCAAGTCGAGCTCAAGTCCAGGGTACGACGAGCTTCTACAACACAAACACTGAGCCGGAGAGCGGGTGGGGCCGAGTACACCACGGGGGGGAGGGGAGGAGTGCCGGGTTTagtgaaattattattgtatttaatgaTTCATGCTCATGTTTATTTCCTGATGTTTAAACCAAGGATTTGTTTAATAATCCTTAGTGGGAGCCGTGCTGGAGGTCAGGGTCACGTTCAATCTACAGGGTCACATCCAACATCTGTCTCACTGGAAGAGACTGTATCTTTCACTGTTAAAGAAGGCGGTAGTAAGTCCAGGGTCCAGTGGGGTAGTGAGTCCTGGTTTGGCCCAGTACTGAGTCCAGGGTCCGGTGGGGTAGTAAGTCCAGGGTCCAGTGGGGTAGTGAGTCCTGGTTTGGCCCAATAGTGAGACCAGGGTCCGGTGGGGTAGTAAACGTCTAGGTTGCTGTTCGTCTGGGTTAGGCCAAGTCGCTGACCCTCGTCTGGTGCAGTAGCCGGTCCAGGTTTGGCCCAGTAGTGAGTTTGAGTCTGATGTGACAGACAATCCAGGTTCGTCGCGGTAGCGGGTTCAGAGCACTGAGTATGATCTTCTCTCTGTGTTTCAGATGCAGCATTTTCAGGAGGTGGAGATCTCCCGGGTTCGGatggaggagaaggagaagtGCCAGCAGGAGATGTTGGAGGTCAGACGGCAGCTGGAGAGAAACCACGAGATGAAATCGGAGGCGCTGATGAGCCGAGAAAAAAACGCCATCGAGAGACTCCAGAAGCAGCAGCAGGTGGCGCTCCAGTGCAGAACCTCAGTACTGACCCGATAACCGGCCGGTGCGGAGCGAGCGCTCTGACTAACTGTCCTGTCCTCACGTCTCTTCTAGATGGAGGAGAGGGACATCTACAGCCAGCGGCAGGCTCTGCTCAAGGAGATCGAGTCTGTTCGCAACAGAGACGCTGAACTGAGACTCAGGATGGAGGCGTTCGAAAAGTAAACACCCCCCTGTCATGACACTCTGCTAGCATGCGTAACAGCCTGTTTCTATGGCAACATTTTAGCTACCTTACACcatattttgaatttattttttttaataaaatgaagactcacagttttgtgtgtgtgtcaggtccTGTAAGCTACATGAGGAGAAGATGAGAAGCTCAGAGGATCTATTGAGGAAGAGAGAGCTGGACGTGAAGAAGATGGAGGAAATGTACGAACTGAAGCTCAACACTGAGATCAGGAAGTGAGaaatctgtacacacacacacacacacacacacagtgtttatgtTAGACAACACATTTCATTGAAAACCTCGCTTTTCTTCTTCTGCTCCTCTCAGCTATCAGCTGGAGCTGAAGGAGGATTACGCCAGGAGGACAGAGGCACTGGCAGAGAGCGAGAGCAGAAATAAAGGTGTTTAttcagcatcacacacacacacacacacacacacacacacacacagagacacgaGCATGACGCTCGAGCGTCTCTCTGTCCTCACTCTGTCCTCACTCTGTCCTCTCTGTGCGCTTTAGAGGAGACGGTGAGGATCCAGAGTGAAGCTGCTGCTGTCGACGCCAGGAGAGAAGAACATCGCCGCGTCCTGAGTCAGCTCGCCAGACTGCAGGTATGGTACCATAAACCCCGCCCCCTTCTGAAGGATCTGTACCATAAACCCCGCCCCCTTCTGAAGGATCTGTACCATAAACCCCGCCCCCTTCTGAAGGATCTGTACCATAAACCCCGCCCCCTTCTGAAGGATCTGTACCATAAACCCCGCCCCCTTCTGAAGGATCTGTACCGTAAACCCCGCCCCCTTCTGAACGATCTGTACCGTAAACCCCGCCCCCTTCTGAACGATCTGTACCGTAAACCGTCTTCTAGGGGTTCTGTGCTGTAAACTCCGCCTCCTCTTGAACAATGTGTACTATAAACCCCACCCCCTTTCAAGGGATCTTAATTGTCCCTGCACCACCCAAGCAATGTGTACTAGAAACCCCGCCCCTTTCTAAGAATCTGCCCTGTAAATCCCGCCCCCTCTAAGGATTTGTCCTATAAACCCCACCCCTCTCTAAGGATTTGTCCTATAAACCCCACCCCTCTCTAAGGATTTGTCCTATAAACCCCACCCCTCTCTAAGGATTTGTCCTATAAACCCCACCCCTCTCTAAGGATTTGTCCTATAAACCCCGCGCCTTCTTAAGATCTTTTCTATAAATCCCACCTCTTTCTGAGGATGTGTCTGTAAACCCCGCCTCTTTGTAAGGTCCTATACTGTAAACCCCACCCCCTTTTCTAAGGGACCTGTGCTTTAAACCCTTTGATGTGTTGCAGGAGGAGCTGGCGTCAGAGCgtgggaatgtgtgtgtgttaacgcaGCAGAACGCCGTACTTAACGAGAAACTAGAGGGTGTTAGTGATTACGCAACAATACGAAACGACCGCGAGGAGCTGCAGGCTGAGGTTCATCTGCTGAAGAGACAACTGGAGGAAAGTCAGGAGGAGAAACGCAGACTTCGtcaaggtaataataataataatcaggatAATAATTAGGGATGCATCACATTCAGCAACAACTTGGGGCATTTTATTATAcagattattacatttaaatattattacaaagtataaagtttattatttaaatataaactttaCTTACAGAGTAAAACACAGACACCCAGATGGTAATAAATAATTTCCTCCATGTAAGAACAAAGTGAGCTGAGCTTCTTCATTGTGGAAAGAGTCTTCAGGTTTAAACGCACAaccgagagtgtgtgtgtgtgtgtgtgtgtgtgtgtgtgtgtgtgtgtgtgtgtgtgtgtgtgtgtgttttcatgctTTTCTCCAGACTTCAACAGACCGTCTCCGGAGCTCCTGGCGCTGCAGGTGGAGATGAAAAGCCTGGAAGTGGCTCACCGACTGGACCAGGAGGATTTGCAGAAGCAGAAGCAGGTTTTGCAGGACCGGCTCACGCAGGAGGTACAGGAGGAcacgagacacacacacacacacacactcagagttaCGGGAGAGATAAGTCCGGACCACCTATTCGTCTTTCTATAGACTCGTTCTGAATATTCCTAAAAAATCAGGTTCTGCCTTCTAAGACCTGCTGGAGTTTATCTCCACACTGAGAGGGAGAGATGGACTGATCAGGAGAGCTGATGGAGAACATGTTAGAGAGTCAGTTACCTGCGTAGGAACTCCTCAGTGTGTTGTAGTTACGCTGTTTATTACGCAGAATGTTTTGGGTTTTACATTTCCAGCCTCACTGAGGTTTGCATCCTGCAGGTGGAGCGTTGCGCCCAGTTTAAGTCCCAACTCCTGGAGTGTGAGGAGAAGACCAGGTGGATGTCCTCACACATCGAGGAGCTCAAACAGCAGCTGAGACACACACAGCAAGGTACACCACAGCATTCCTCCAAAAAAACCATGAAGCTCAGTTGTCCGTTATTGTCATGTGCACAGAGGAGCGAGTTACACTCATCAGCTTCTTCTTCACATGTTCATGTAGCATTAGGATGATCTTGAAGATAGCAGTGATCAGATAAACAGTGCGTGTGAAATTTAAATTGTAGCTTTCAACTGAAGTTTGTTTTGTTGGAGTTCAGGAATTCACTTTGAATCTGTTCctggtttttcttttctttcactttCCGCAGCTCTAGAGAATAAGGTCCTGTGGAACCCTAAACCCTCCGACATAGACCACTCAGTTCTTGATCTGGACCATGCTGGCTTGTCTCCCACCGATGATCACCTGCGTGACCCAGAATCAGCCACCAGGGGGCAGCGACGCTCACGGACCGAGGGCGAGGACGTGGTGGCAGCAGCTCTAAGCAGGGTTCAGGAGCTGGAGAAGGAGGCCGAGACCGTGGAGGAGGCATACAGGAGCTATCGACGGAGAAGGGGCGTGTCTCATGTTCCCTTCAAGGGCGCTTCCCCTCCCCCGACTTTAGAGCCCCCAAACTTCGTTCGGCCGATCGGAGCGGCGAAAAGCAGAGTCGTAACGGAAGATGTTTACACGGCGACAGGACTGAACCGCTGCCTGGCGGGTCACATGACTCCACCCACAGTGAGCTCTCCTCCAGTCAGACGCCTTTCATCCACACCAGTCTCCGCCTCCAAGATCAAGCCTCGAGCTCAGACTGAGAAAGGTGAGCGGAGCGTATGCAGAGCAGTGCTGGTTCATCACACCACACTGATTAGTTCCTTAcagcagcgtgtgtgtgtgtgtgtgtgtgtgtgtgtgtggttcagaAGTGATGTTCTCAGGTTTGAGTTCTCAGAGAGAGGTGTCTCCGATTCCCGTGGTCGGTTTgggcgagcacacacacatcacacctcCAAACAGCCCTCAGCTAAAGAGCATCGCACGCAATACCTTCAGgttatctctcacacacatacacacacacacacacaagttactCATAGTCCAACAttagtatctggtgcactgcagtgtccaGTTTccgtacaatacacgtgagatACTTGACGTGTTCATGTCTACAAATGTTCTTATAACCGCGGTCTGTTCGTATCTGCAGAAATTCGTAACTGGGATGTTTGTAAATCGGGGACGACCTGTACTAAACCCCTCAGTACCACTGTCAGTCtgacgtttgtgtgtgtgtgtgtgtgtgtgtgtgtgtgtgtgtgttcttcctTTCCAGTCCTCCAAACTCACAGAGCGTCTCCAGCTCGTCTCAGGAGTCGCCCCCACAGCCGGAAAAAATCAACATTCAGGACCTGACCGAGGGTCAAGCAGGTGTCATAAATATTCACACATCGTAATTACtactattaattataataattaagacTTTTATATGAAAATGTACACGCTTCGTCCTGCAGATGTCCTCTACAGTTTGGCGCAGCTGCAGGACCAGCAGGTGGAGgaggcacacacacagctggagcAGCAGGGTGAGTCAggttgtagcgcagccacataagggGACTGTTGATATCGGCCACAGTCGAGATGTAAATAGAAATGAAACCACTGGATCTTACCAGCGACCCctatatggttattttgttctCGTAAGACTGTGTTTGGTTCCGGGGTTGAGCTCTCGCGAGAATGCGCGGTTATGGCGTGAGGGAATCCCGATGACGCGTCACACATTCAATACCCCTCGGGATGCGTTCTCTCGTTCTCTCGtgacagagggggtctggatcactggcagctcaggagagacaggtgtagggagagagagagagaggggggggagagaaAATCAGatcatcctttgatcgaagtaggcgtggcggatcgttagacactagcagttcactcaggtactgcggctcgagaccatttaatggtttatattaaaagtagtatttcaaaaataattatGTGGCCTGACCTGAGCCTCTATCTCGATTAGAAAAGGACAGGAAGTGTACACTGGTCTCTTTTAAAGGAAAAGCACAGATACCCTTTCACAAGTACCCTTAGGTCCTGATAGGGCCAGGTACCAAAgagcaaattcaaattcaaattttatttgtcacatacacaatcatacagagtacaaaatgcagtgaaatgattttgtgcgaccacagagtcgcgacggcagccacctaaccggcgccatcatagaagataagaaatagatacattaggataacgagggtaaaaaatcccctcccagactgtccttcgaaaagggcagtgtgcgatcaggggtacaaaaaatacctcagcaacaagcacataaaaacatgtaaacacaagacataaacattgcaacgatgagggtacaggggataggaaatgtccaatgtaggcaaacagctccagtccctgcagctagagagcgctggtcccgattccgcctg
The DNA window shown above is from Clarias gariepinus isolate MV-2021 ecotype Netherlands chromosome 5, CGAR_prim_01v2, whole genome shotgun sequence and carries:
- the ofd1 gene encoding centriole and centriolar satellite protein ofd1 isoform X2 → MSAGEEQSLSADELRRKLYQSFKRRGVLDSVKTQLRNQLIVELQRDSPPRPGPAPPASLSSLASNSLVIDHLRSSGYEYTLSVFYPECGISKDKVLPMKDILELLRVSAHSPLYHTLMDDIHSKQNGVLLSLLSELIDHRLQTRVSEVETQTADAPDHGESLVRKMQVIDEEYEVLRQRGRRWASVEVKLAEYRKELEEQAQVELKSRMQHFQEVEISRVRMEEKEKCQQEMLEVRRQLERNHEMKSEALMSREKNAIERLQKQQQMEERDIYSQRQALLKEIESVRNRDAELRLRMEAFEKSCKLHEEKMRSSEDLLRKRELDVKKMEEMYELKLNTEIRNYQLELKEDYARRTEALAESESRNKEETVRIQSEAAAVDARREEHRRVLSQLARLQEELASERGNVCVLTQQNAVLNEKLEGVSDYATIRNDREELQAEVHLLKRQLEESQEEKRRLRQDFNRPSPELLALQVEMKSLEVAHRLDQEDLQKQKQVLQDRLTQEVERCAQFKSQLLECEEKTRWMSSHIEELKQQLRHTQQALENKVLWNPKPSDIDHSVLDLDHAGLSPTDDHLRDPESATRGQRRSRTEGEDVVAAALSRVQELEKEAETVEEAYRSYRRRRGVSHVPFKGASPPPTLEPPNFVRPIGAAKSRVVTEDVYTATGLNRCLAGHMTPPTVSSPPVRRLSSTPVSASKIKPRAQTEKVMFSGLSSQREVSPIPVVGLGEHTHITPPNSPQLKSIARNTFSPPNSQSVSSSSQESPPQPEKINIQDLTEGQADVLYSLAQLQDQQVEEAHTQLEQQDNVVQSDAKEEEEESLKEEERRSLKEEEERRSLKEEEERRSLKEEEERRSLKEEEERRSLKEEGRRDLELLQQEDLQEQDEEKKKEETEVGTEGRVEGTEEEKEESRDDALHKYMLMVMQGREREKEQNTKKDESENLSPEPVLLSDHKDNSIAAFSQEDADDDFW
- the ofd1 gene encoding centriole and centriolar satellite protein ofd1 isoform X1 — its product is MSAGEEQSLSADELRRKLYQSFKRRGVLDSVKTQLRNQLIVELQRDSPPRPGPAPPASLSSLASNSLVIDHLRSSGYEYTLSVFYPECGISKDKVLPMKDILELLRVSAHSPLYHTLMDDIHSKQNGVLLSLLSELIDHRLQTRVSEVETQTADAPDHGESLVRKMQVIDEEYEVLRQRGRRWASVEVKLAEYRKELEEQAQVELKSRMQHFQEVEISRVRMEEKEKCQQEMLEVRRQLERNHEMKSEALMSREKNAIERLQKQQQMEERDIYSQRQALLKEIESVRNRDAELRLRMEAFEKSCKLHEEKMRSSEDLLRKRELDVKKMEEMYELKLNTEIRNYQLELKEDYARRTEALAESESRNKEETVRIQSEAAAVDARREEHRRVLSQLARLQEELASERGNVCVLTQQNAVLNEKLEGVSDYATIRNDREELQAEVHLLKRQLEESQEEKRRLRQDFNRPSPELLALQVEMKSLEVAHRLDQEDLQKQKQVLQDRLTQEVERCAQFKSQLLECEEKTRWMSSHIEELKQQLRHTQQALENKVLWNPKPSDIDHSVLDLDHAGLSPTDDHLRDPESATRGQRRSRTEGEDVVAAALSRVQELEKEAETVEEAYRSYRRRRGVSHVPFKGASPPPTLEPPNFVRPIGAAKSRVVTEDVYTATGLNRCLAGHMTPPTVSSPPVRRLSSTPVSASKIKPRAQTEKEVMFSGLSSQREVSPIPVVGLGEHTHITPPNSPQLKSIARNTFSPPNSQSVSSSSQESPPQPEKINIQDLTEGQADVLYSLAQLQDQQVEEAHTQLEQQDNVVQSDAKEEEEESLKEEERRSLKEEEERRSLKEEEERRSLKEEEERRSLKEEEERRSLKEEGRRDLELLQQEDLQEQDEEKKKEETEVGTEGRVEGTEEEKEESRDDALHKYMLMVMQGREREKEQNTKKDESENLSPEPVLLSDHKDNSIAAFSQEDADDDFW